A window of the Chloroflexota bacterium genome harbors these coding sequences:
- the phnD gene encoding phosphate/phosphite/phosphonate ABC transporter substrate-binding protein, which produces MRNRVFAALSILLIVSMVLVACGAKPTPTAPAPYQAQPTPTPEPTTPPPPPAIGTEAQPLTMVFVPSGDTQRILAGAEKLDKLIKEKTGLVTKSSVATSYAAVIEGMGAEKIDIGWLAPLSYVLAKDKYDVQLLLITIRYGKATYKGQINVRADSGIKTLQDLKGKKFAFTDPVSTSGYLYPYALFKKNGIDPAKDFAETVFTGGHTAAVLAVYNGQVDASASYDDARGTLASNYPDIKDKVVVLTYTDEIPNDTVSVRKGLPEDVVAKLKQGLLDIAQTEEGKQVLQEIYEIGGLAEGTDAMFDPIRQVATALGIELANWKGVSVPFKVGQVTDTGGIDDKSFNATAWKGVEDAMKKLFVEGKYLESQQQSDYAKNITEFIQQKYDLIITVGFLLGVDTAKFAKENPNVKFAIVDYAYPDCWPGAVVGKDCGSDTPIPNVRGLTFKTDEAAFLAGYVAAAMTKTGKVGTFGGMKIPTVTIFMDGFEYGVKYYNEKHGTNVQVLGWDSAKQEGTFTNDFIDIQKGRQVAESLFDEGCDIVMPVAGPVGLGAAAVAKERGLMIIGVDTDWYISAPEYKETYLTSVLKNMDVAVYDTINSVVKGTFKGGENYVGTLKNKGVGIAPFHDYESKIPAGLTDELKQITDDIIAGKIKTSP; this is translated from the coding sequence ATGCGTAACCGTGTGTTTGCTGCACTGAGCATCCTGCTCATCGTGTCCATGGTGCTGGTGGCGTGCGGCGCGAAGCCGACCCCGACCGCGCCCGCACCGTACCAGGCCCAGCCGACCCCCACGCCGGAGCCGACGACTCCGCCGCCCCCGCCCGCCATCGGGACCGAGGCGCAGCCGCTGACGATGGTCTTCGTCCCGTCGGGCGACACGCAGCGGATTCTGGCCGGCGCGGAGAAACTGGACAAACTCATCAAGGAGAAGACCGGCCTGGTTACCAAGTCCAGCGTGGCCACCTCGTACGCGGCGGTGATTGAGGGCATGGGTGCCGAGAAGATTGACATCGGCTGGCTGGCCCCGCTATCCTACGTCCTGGCCAAGGACAAGTACGATGTCCAGTTGCTGCTCATCACCATCCGCTACGGCAAGGCCACCTACAAGGGCCAGATCAACGTCCGGGCCGACTCGGGCATCAAGACCCTCCAGGACTTGAAGGGTAAGAAGTTCGCCTTCACCGATCCGGTCTCCACGTCGGGCTATCTGTATCCGTATGCCCTGTTCAAGAAGAACGGCATTGACCCGGCCAAGGACTTCGCCGAGACCGTCTTCACCGGCGGCCACACGGCGGCCGTGCTGGCGGTGTACAACGGGCAGGTGGATGCCTCCGCCTCCTACGACGACGCCCGCGGCACGCTGGCGAGCAACTACCCCGACATCAAGGACAAGGTGGTGGTTCTCACCTACACCGATGAGATTCCCAACGACACCGTGTCCGTCCGCAAAGGCCTGCCCGAGGATGTGGTGGCCAAACTGAAGCAGGGCTTGCTGGACATCGCCCAGACCGAAGAAGGCAAGCAGGTTCTGCAGGAAATCTACGAGATCGGCGGCCTGGCCGAGGGCACGGATGCTATGTTTGACCCCATCCGCCAAGTGGCGACCGCCCTGGGCATTGAACTCGCCAATTGGAAGGGTGTGTCGGTTCCGTTCAAGGTGGGCCAGGTTACCGACACGGGCGGCATCGACGACAAGTCCTTCAACGCCACGGCTTGGAAGGGCGTTGAGGACGCCATGAAGAAACTGTTCGTGGAAGGCAAGTACCTGGAGTCCCAGCAGCAATCCGACTACGCCAAGAACATCACCGAGTTCATCCAGCAGAAGTACGACCTGATCATCACCGTGGGCTTCCTGCTGGGCGTGGACACGGCGAAGTTCGCGAAGGAAAATCCGAACGTCAAGTTCGCCATCGTGGACTACGCGTATCCCGACTGCTGGCCGGGCGCGGTTGTGGGCAAGGACTGCGGCTCGGACACGCCGATCCCGAACGTGCGCGGCCTCACATTCAAGACGGACGAGGCGGCGTTCCTGGCCGGCTACGTGGCTGCGGCCATGACCAAGACCGGCAAGGTGGGCACCTTCGGCGGCATGAAGATCCCGACCGTTACCATCTTCATGGACGGGTTTGAGTACGGCGTCAAGTACTACAACGAGAAGCACGGCACCAACGTGCAGGTGCTCGGTTGGGATTCGGCCAAGCAGGAAGGCACCTTCACCAACGACTTCATTGACATCCAGAAGGGCCGCCAGGTGGCTGAGTCACTCTTTGACGAGGGCTGCGACATCGTCATGCCGGTGGCCGGGCCTGTGGGCCTTGGCGCGGCGGCGGTGGCGAAGGAGCGCGGCCTGATGATCATCGGCGTGGACACCGACTGGTACATCAGCGCGCCCGAGTACAAGGAGACCTACCTGACCAGCGTCCTGAAGAACATGGACGTGGCCGTGTACGACACCATCAACTCCGTGGTCAAGGGCACGTTCAAGGGCGGCGAGAACTACGTCGGCACGCTCAAGAACAAGGGCGTGGGCATCGCCCCGTTCCACGACTACGAGAGCAAGATTCCGGCGGGCCTCACCGACGAACTGAAGCAGATCACCGACGACATCATCGCCGGCAAGATCAAGACCAGCCCGTAA
- a CDS encoding ABC transporter permease, which produces MSERKERALRNDQDTRAQALAKLLLRPARGSLLQAILLPVLAVFTALIIGALVIVFTDLQVLNLYKDFFSAPGKALAASWKSIASAYSALFKGSIGNPAEFANAISVLRETGDTAPLRQAFWPISESLVTSVPYIFAGLAVALGFQCGLFNIGAEGQIFIGALASVYVGYSVKGLPQYIHLPLAFFAGAAAAGLWAAVAGVLKAKTGAHEVINTIMMNYIAFLLSDWLLNGPMRRPGWAPISPAIRDSAWLPKFFPDPLRFHAGFFVALGIAAVVYWLLFKTTIGFEIRSVGANPDAARYAGISVTRNFVLAMFLSGALAGMAGANEVLGVNHQLASAFSSGYGFDSIALALLGKSHPAGVVLAALLFGTLRSGATRMQSLAGVPVDIISILQALVIIFIAAPAIIRWIYRIRLEREVGETVFTRGWGQ; this is translated from the coding sequence TTGAGCGAACGGAAGGAACGCGCATTGAGAAACGATCAGGACACTCGCGCTCAGGCCCTCGCGAAGTTGTTGTTGCGGCCGGCGCGAGGCAGCCTGTTGCAGGCCATCCTGCTGCCTGTGCTGGCGGTGTTTACGGCGCTCATCATCGGGGCGCTGGTCATCGTTTTCACCGACCTGCAAGTGCTCAACCTGTACAAGGACTTCTTCTCGGCGCCGGGCAAGGCCCTGGCCGCATCCTGGAAGTCCATTGCCAGCGCCTATAGCGCGCTGTTCAAAGGCTCCATCGGCAACCCCGCCGAGTTCGCCAACGCCATCAGCGTGCTGCGCGAGACGGGCGACACGGCCCCGCTGCGGCAGGCGTTTTGGCCCATCAGCGAGAGCCTGGTAACGTCGGTGCCGTACATTTTCGCGGGGCTGGCGGTGGCCCTGGGTTTCCAGTGCGGCCTGTTCAACATCGGGGCCGAGGGGCAGATTTTCATCGGCGCGCTGGCGTCGGTGTACGTGGGCTACAGCGTCAAGGGGCTGCCTCAGTACATCCACCTGCCGCTGGCCTTCTTCGCAGGCGCGGCAGCGGCCGGCCTGTGGGCGGCTGTGGCCGGTGTCCTGAAGGCGAAGACCGGCGCGCACGAGGTCATCAACACCATTATGATGAACTACATCGCCTTCTTGCTGAGCGACTGGCTGCTGAACGGCCCTATGAGACGGCCCGGCTGGGCGCCCATCAGCCCGGCCATCCGGGATTCGGCCTGGCTTCCCAAGTTCTTCCCCGACCCGCTGCGGTTTCATGCCGGGTTCTTCGTGGCGCTGGGCATCGCCGCCGTGGTGTATTGGCTCCTGTTCAAGACCACCATCGGGTTTGAGATTCGGAGCGTGGGCGCGAACCCCGACGCCGCGCGCTACGCGGGCATCAGCGTTACGCGCAACTTCGTCTTGGCGATGTTCCTGAGCGGGGCGCTGGCAGGCATGGCCGGCGCCAACGAGGTGCTGGGCGTGAACCACCAACTGGCCAGTGCCTTCTCGTCGGGCTACGGGTTTGACAGCATTGCGCTGGCGCTGCTGGGCAAGAGCCACCCCGCTGGGGTGGTCCTCGCGGCGCTCCTATTCGGCACGCTCCGCAGCGGGGCGACCCGTATGCAGTCGCTGGCAGGGGTGCCCGTAGATATCATCTCCATCCTACAAGCGTTGGTGATCATCTTCATCGCCGCGCCGGCGATCATCCGCTGGATCTATCGGATCCGCCTGGAGCGAGAGGTAGGCGAGACGGTGTTCACCCGCGGCTGGGGTCAGTGA
- a CDS encoding DNA translocase FtsK 4TM domain-containing protein, translated as MAKTGKSKKRKPSPPLRFRGEVAGLLLIALALVTLLSILSVSQGSITETWLNLLFLAFGYGAYVTPFGFAAIGLWLILKSIGREPAIDPEKPVGVAVLFLLGLGVLHMLPSAVSPRQLAASGNGGGYLGWLISQALIRGLGGVGAWIVAIAGLLVGILMTAGISLSEMAAFARAAVARLRRGKAPPYVVNEGRPAAPAEAVSEPAAPPARAAAPAPKPVIIGGEAPQPPKPTGPLFPRILGGAQKWELPQIADILEQNVEIEISQSEIRERVRIIEETLASFGVPARVIEVNQGPTVTQFGVEPGYVERKDERGQVRKSKIKVSKISALANDLALALAASPIRIEAPVPGRSIVGIEVPNGQTSLVGLRGVMESEAFRSLTSKLRIALGQDVSGQAVVADLAAMPHLLIAGATGSGKSVCINSIIACLLLNNTPDDLRLIMVDPKMVELVPFNGIPHLLSPVVVDLERVVSVLKWTTREMDRRYKLFSKAGARNLDAYNRMAAGRGEKPLPYIVVIIDELADLMMVSPEEVERSICRIAQMARATGIHLVIATQRPSVDVVTGLIKANFPARISFAVTSQVDSRVILDTPGAEKLLGRGDMLFMSPDSSKLQRLQGCFVSDQELARLVNHWKGMYTVSETQPTEVVQPSLWGDMEPVQVGAEGAGEEDALLERAIEEVRAANRASISLLQRRLRIGYSRAARLIDILEEKGIIGPEEGPARTRRVLLGDDRSALPPLDSE; from the coding sequence TACGCCGTTCGGGTTTGCGGCCATCGGCCTGTGGTTGATTCTGAAAAGCATCGGGCGCGAGCCGGCGATCGATCCGGAGAAGCCCGTGGGGGTTGCGGTGCTGTTCCTCCTGGGGCTGGGCGTGCTGCACATGCTCCCTTCGGCGGTGTCGCCGCGCCAACTGGCCGCCAGCGGGAACGGCGGGGGCTACCTGGGGTGGCTCATCAGCCAGGCGCTCATCCGCGGCCTGGGCGGGGTGGGCGCATGGATTGTGGCCATCGCGGGCTTGCTGGTGGGGATTCTGATGACGGCGGGCATCTCCCTGTCGGAGATGGCCGCTTTTGCGCGTGCGGCGGTGGCGCGCCTGCGGAGGGGCAAAGCCCCGCCGTATGTGGTCAACGAGGGGCGGCCGGCAGCGCCCGCGGAAGCCGTGAGCGAGCCGGCGGCGCCTCCCGCGCGAGCAGCCGCGCCCGCGCCCAAGCCGGTCATCATCGGCGGGGAGGCCCCCCAGCCGCCCAAGCCGACCGGCCCCCTGTTCCCGCGCATCCTCGGCGGGGCGCAGAAATGGGAACTGCCCCAAATCGCCGACATCCTGGAGCAAAACGTTGAGATTGAAATCAGCCAGTCGGAGATCCGCGAGCGCGTGCGCATCATTGAGGAGACGCTGGCGAGTTTCGGCGTCCCGGCCCGCGTGATTGAGGTGAACCAAGGCCCCACCGTTACGCAGTTCGGCGTGGAGCCGGGCTACGTGGAGCGCAAGGACGAACGCGGCCAGGTCCGCAAGTCCAAGATCAAAGTCAGCAAGATCAGCGCCCTGGCGAACGATTTGGCGCTTGCCCTGGCGGCCAGCCCGATTCGGATTGAAGCGCCGGTGCCGGGCCGCTCCATCGTCGGGATTGAGGTGCCCAACGGCCAGACCTCGCTGGTGGGGCTGCGGGGCGTCATGGAGTCCGAGGCGTTCCGAAGCCTAACGTCCAAACTGCGCATCGCCCTGGGGCAGGACGTGTCGGGGCAGGCGGTGGTGGCCGACCTGGCGGCCATGCCCCATCTGCTCATCGCGGGCGCGACGGGTTCGGGCAAGTCGGTCTGCATCAATTCCATCATCGCGTGCCTGCTGCTCAACAACACGCCGGACGATTTGCGGCTCATCATGGTGGACCCCAAGATGGTGGAGTTGGTCCCGTTCAACGGGATTCCGCACCTCTTGTCGCCGGTGGTGGTGGATTTGGAGCGCGTGGTGAGCGTGCTGAAGTGGACAACCCGCGAGATGGACCGCCGCTACAAACTCTTCTCCAAGGCGGGCGCGCGCAACCTGGACGCCTACAACCGCATGGCGGCGGGGCGCGGCGAGAAGCCTCTGCCGTACATCGTGGTCATCATTGACGAACTGGCCGACCTGATGATGGTGTCGCCGGAGGAGGTGGAGCGGTCCATTTGCCGCATCGCGCAGATGGCGCGGGCCACCGGCATCCATCTGGTGATCGCCACGCAGCGCCCGTCGGTGGATGTGGTAACCGGCCTCATCAAGGCGAACTTCCCGGCGCGCATCTCGTTCGCGGTAACGTCGCAGGTGGATTCGCGCGTGATCCTGGACACGCCCGGGGCCGAGAAACTCCTCGGGCGCGGGGACATGCTGTTCATGTCGCCCGACTCCAGCAAACTGCAGCGCCTGCAAGGGTGCTTCGTTTCGGATCAGGAACTGGCCCGGCTGGTGAATCACTGGAAAGGGATGTACACGGTCAGCGAGACGCAACCCACCGAGGTGGTGCAGCCGTCGCTCTGGGGCGATATGGAGCCGGTGCAGGTCGGTGCCGAGGGCGCGGGGGAGGAGGATGCGCTGTTGGAGCGAGCCATAGAGGAGGTGCGGGCCGCGAATCGGGCCTCCATCTCGCTGCTCCAGCGCCGCCTGCGAATCGGGTACTCGCGCGCGGCCAGGCTGATTGACATTCTGGAAGAAAAGGGTATCATAGGTCCCGAAGAGGGGCCGGCCCGCACCCGCCGAGTTCTGTTGGGAGACGACAGGAGCGCACTCCCGCCGCTTGACAGCGAATAG
- a CDS encoding ABC transporter ATP-binding protein — protein MAPVLELRGITKAFPGVLANDHIDLTLEEGEILALLGENGAGKTTLMNILYGLYQPDAGEIFVRGKKAEIHEPNDAIRLGIGMVHQHFMLVPVFTVTENVMLGVESMRYGLFLDRRKAAAKVREISEQYKLEVNPDDYIKDLPVGVQQRVEIIKVLYRKADILILDEPTAVLTPQEVEELFKIIRSLREQGKSIIFITHKLKEVMAIADRITVLRQGRAVGTTTPSEATMERLAQMMVGREVELVVKKKPAKPGDVVLDVENLHVVDHRGNVAVRGVTFDVRAGEILGVAGVQGNGQTELVRALTGLLRPEMGRIRVNGVDVTHASPRKILEQGVAHVPEDRQKDGLILKYPVHDNLVLNTYYIPPFAKGVNLQFGEIYKAAAERAYEFDIRTPNIYVPVSTLSGGNQQKTIVAREFSRPIRLLIASQPTRGLDVGSIEYIHQRIVQKRDEGAAVLLVSPELDEILALSDRIAVMYRGQFVAILPAAEATRQKLGLLMAGVSVAEAEAAEEAPAPVEENPAL, from the coding sequence ATGGCCCCTGTCCTTGAGTTGCGAGGGATTACCAAGGCCTTTCCAGGCGTTCTGGCGAATGACCACATTGACCTGACGCTGGAAGAAGGGGAAATCCTCGCCTTGTTGGGCGAGAACGGCGCCGGCAAAACGACGTTGATGAACATCCTCTACGGATTGTATCAACCCGATGCCGGCGAGATTTTTGTCCGCGGCAAGAAGGCCGAAATCCACGAACCCAACGATGCCATCCGCCTCGGCATCGGCATGGTGCACCAGCACTTCATGTTGGTGCCCGTCTTCACCGTTACCGAGAACGTCATGCTGGGCGTGGAATCCATGCGCTACGGCCTGTTCCTGGACCGCAGGAAGGCTGCCGCCAAGGTTCGGGAGATCTCCGAGCAATACAAGTTGGAAGTGAACCCCGACGACTATATCAAGGATTTGCCCGTGGGCGTGCAGCAGCGGGTGGAAATCATCAAGGTGCTGTACCGCAAGGCCGATATTCTGATCCTGGACGAACCTACGGCCGTGCTCACGCCCCAGGAGGTTGAGGAGTTATTCAAGATCATCCGGTCTTTGCGCGAGCAGGGCAAATCCATCATCTTCATCACCCACAAGTTGAAAGAGGTCATGGCCATCGCCGACCGCATCACCGTGCTGCGCCAGGGGCGGGCTGTGGGGACGACGACGCCCTCCGAGGCCACCATGGAGCGCCTCGCCCAGATGATGGTGGGCCGCGAGGTGGAACTGGTGGTCAAGAAGAAGCCCGCGAAGCCCGGCGATGTGGTGCTGGACGTGGAGAACCTGCATGTCGTGGATCACCGCGGCAATGTCGCGGTGCGGGGCGTTACGTTTGACGTGCGGGCAGGCGAGATTCTCGGCGTGGCGGGGGTGCAGGGCAATGGGCAGACCGAACTGGTGCGCGCGCTGACGGGGCTGCTGCGCCCCGAGATGGGCCGCATCCGCGTCAATGGCGTGGACGTTACGCATGCTTCGCCGCGCAAAATCCTGGAGCAGGGCGTGGCGCACGTGCCCGAAGACCGCCAGAAGGATGGCCTCATCCTCAAGTACCCCGTCCATGATAACCTGGTGCTGAACACCTACTACATCCCGCCCTTTGCCAAAGGGGTCAACCTCCAGTTCGGGGAAATCTACAAGGCGGCCGCCGAGCGCGCATACGAGTTTGACATCCGCACTCCCAACATCTACGTGCCCGTGTCTACGCTTTCGGGCGGCAACCAGCAGAAGACGATCGTGGCGCGGGAGTTCAGCCGCCCTATTCGGCTGCTCATCGCGTCTCAGCCCACCCGTGGCCTGGACGTCGGCTCCATTGAGTACATCCATCAGCGGATTGTGCAGAAGCGGGACGAGGGGGCGGCGGTGCTGTTGGTGTCGCCGGAACTGGACGAGATTCTGGCGCTGTCGGACCGCATCGCGGTGATGTATCGGGGGCAGTTTGTGGCGATTCTGCCGGCCGCCGAGGCGACGCGCCAGAAACTGGGGCTGCTGATGGCAGGGGTGAGCGTGGCAGAGGCCGAGGCTGCCGAAGAAGCGCCCGCGCCGGTGGAAGAGAACCCCGCTCTGTGA